The sequence below is a genomic window from Pseudomonas cannabina.
AGCGTACACGCCTTGACCGTTCCGGGTTGCCAAGGCCAACGCCATCTGCTGATACTGCGCCGCACGGCATGACTGGGAACACAAGCAAGAATGGCTAAGGTATTCGCGATAGCGAACCAGAAAGGTGGGGTCGGCAAGACCACCACATGTATCAACCTCGCCGCGTCACTGGTCGCGACCAAGCGCCGTGTGCTGTTGATCGATCTCGATCCCCAGGGCAATGCGACCATGGGCAGCGGTGTGGATAAACACAACCTGGAAAACTCGGTCTATGACCTGTTGATCGGCGAATGCGATCTGGGCGAGGCCATGCAGTTTTCAGAGCATGGTGGTTATCAACTGCTTCCGGCCAACCGAGATCTGACGGCGGGCGAAGTGGTGCTGCTCGAAATGCAGATGAAAGAGAGCCGTCTGCGCAACGCGCTCGCGCCGATCCGGGAGAATTACGATTACATCCTGATTGATTGCCCGCCGTCGCTGTCGATGCTGACGTTGAACGCTCTGGTTGCAGCGGATGGCGTAATTATCCCCATGCAATGTGAGTACTTTGCGCTCGAAGGTCTCAGCGACCTTGTGGATAACATCAAGCGCATCGCCGAACTGCTCAACCCGCAGTTGAAGGTCGAAGGTCTGCTGCGCACCATGTATGATCCGCGCCTGAGCCTGATCAACGATGTTTCCGCGCAGCTCAAGGAACACTTCGGTGAGCAGCTCTATGACACCGTGATCCCGAGGAACATCAGGCTGGCCGAGGCACCGAGTTTCGGTATGCCGGTGTTGGCTTATGACAAGTCCTCGCGCGGCGCACTGGCGTATCTGGCGCTGGCAAGTGAACTGGTTCGTCGTCAACGTCGCGGCGCGAAAACCGCTCAGCCAACCTAAGGAATTCCCATGGCCGTCAAGAAACGAGGTCTCGGACGTGGGTTGGACGCACTTCTGAGCAGTCCAACCGTCAGTTCGCTGGAAGAGCAGGCCGTCAAGGCTCCGCCAAGTGAGTTGCAGCATGTGCCGCTGGACCTGATCCAGCGCGGCAAGTATCAGCCGCGCCGTGACATGGACCCGCAGGCACTGGAAGAACTCGCGCAGTCGATCAAATCACAAGGCGTTATGCAGCCGATCGTGGTGCGCCCGATCGGCAATAACCGCTTTGAAATCATCGCCGGTGAACGTCGCTGGCGGGCGAGTCAGCAGGCCGGCGTCGAGACGATTCCAGCGATGGTTCGCGATGTGCCGGATGAGACCGCAATTGCGATGGCATTGATCGAGAACATTCAGCGCGAAGACCTGAATCCGATCGAAGAAGCCATGGCATTGCAGCGTTTGCAGCAGGAATTTCAGCTGACCCAGCAGCAGGTTGCAGATGCTGTGGGCAAATCGCGGGTCAGCGTGGCGAATTTGTTACGTCTGATTGCATTGCCTGAAGTCATCAAGACCATGCTGTCGCACGGCGATCTCGAAATGGGGCACGCTCGCGCACTGCTTGGCCTGGGCGAAGACCGGCAGGTTGAAGGGGCGCGACACGTTGTCGCACGCGGGCTTACTGTGCGTCAGACCGAAGCGTTGGTCAGGCAGTGGCTGAGCGGCAAACCGGAGGCGGCAGAACCGGCCAAGGCCGATCCTGACATCAGCCGGCTCGAACAGCGTCTGGCCGAGCGGCTGGGCTCTGCGGTGCAAATCCGCCATGGGCAGAAGGGCAAGGGTCAGCTGGTGATCCGTTATAACTCGCTGGATGAGCTTCAGGGTGTGCTTGCCCACATCCGCTGAAACAATTGCTCTGTAGCGTATAGTCGGAAATCACTACCCGACTGTTGAATAGGGGCTGAACCGCCCCTATACTCTGCGCGCATTTTGTCGGCACAAATTATGCCAAGTTATTGATTATGGCGACCGACATCAGAGGAGCAGTTGCGATGGAATCCCGCATGCCAGACCGCTTGCCGTTCTATCGCCTGGCGGTTTTTCCGTTATTGCTGGCTCAGTTGATCGTCCTGCTCATCGCCGCTTTGGTGCTGTGGCAGTGGCTAGGAGTCGTGGCGGGATACTCGGGACTCTGCGGAGGCCTGATCGCCTGGCTGCCCAATTTATACTTTGCTCACAAGGCATTCCGGTTTTCCGGGGCCAGAGCAGCGCAAGCCATCGTCCGGTCGTTCTATGCCGGCGAGGCAGGCAAGCTGATTTTCACGGCAGTGCTTTTTGCATTGACGTTCGCAGGTGTGAAGCCATTGGCGCCGCTGGCTGTATTCGGCGTGTTCATGTTGATCCAGGTGGTCAACTGGTTCGCTCCCCTGCTTACGAGAACAAGACTTTCGAGACCTTAGGGCGTTTGAGGCAACCATGGCAGAGCAAACAGCTTCGGGCTATATCCAGCACCACTTGCAGAACCTTACATTCGGGCACCTGCCCAATGGCGATTGGGGCTTTGCCCACACCGCAGCAGAAGCCAAGGAAATGGGCTTCTGGGCTTTCCACGTCGATACCCTCGGCTGGTCGGTTGCGTTGGGTCTGATTTTCGTTCTGATCTTCCGCATGGCGGCCAAGAAGGCAACTTCCGGTCAGCCAGGCGCCCTGCAGAACTTCGTTGAAGTTCTGGTCGAGTTCGTCGACGGCAGCGTGAAGGACAGTTTCCACGGTCGCAGCGCGGTAATCGCGCCACTGGCTCTGACCATCTTCGTCTGGGTTTTCCTGATGAACGCGGTCGACCTGGTACCGGTTGACTGGATTCCACAGCTGGCGATGCTGATTTCCGGTGACGAGCACATTCCATTCCGTGCCGTTCCGACCACTGACCCTAACGCTACACTGGGCATGGCGCTGTCGGTCTTCGCACTGATCATTTTCTACAGCATCAAGGTCAAGGGCATCGGCGGCTTCA
It includes:
- a CDS encoding ParA family protein encodes the protein MAKVFAIANQKGGVGKTTTCINLAASLVATKRRVLLIDLDPQGNATMGSGVDKHNLENSVYDLLIGECDLGEAMQFSEHGGYQLLPANRDLTAGEVVLLEMQMKESRLRNALAPIRENYDYILIDCPPSLSMLTLNALVAADGVIIPMQCEYFALEGLSDLVDNIKRIAELLNPQLKVEGLLRTMYDPRLSLINDVSAQLKEHFGEQLYDTVIPRNIRLAEAPSFGMPVLAYDKSSRGALAYLALASELVRRQRRGAKTAQPT
- a CDS encoding ParB/RepB/Spo0J family partition protein, which translates into the protein MAVKKRGLGRGLDALLSSPTVSSLEEQAVKAPPSELQHVPLDLIQRGKYQPRRDMDPQALEELAQSIKSQGVMQPIVVRPIGNNRFEIIAGERRWRASQQAGVETIPAMVRDVPDETAIAMALIENIQREDLNPIEEAMALQRLQQEFQLTQQQVADAVGKSRVSVANLLRLIALPEVIKTMLSHGDLEMGHARALLGLGEDRQVEGARHVVARGLTVRQTEALVRQWLSGKPEAAEPAKADPDISRLEQRLAERLGSAVQIRHGQKGKGQLVIRYNSLDELQGVLAHIR
- a CDS encoding F0F1 ATP synthase subunit I, translated to MESRMPDRLPFYRLAVFPLLLAQLIVLLIAALVLWQWLGVVAGYSGLCGGLIAWLPNLYFAHKAFRFSGARAAQAIVRSFYAGEAGKLIFTAVLFALTFAGVKPLAPLAVFGVFMLIQVVNWFAPLLTRTRLSRP
- the atpB gene encoding F0F1 ATP synthase subunit A, with product MAEQTASGYIQHHLQNLTFGHLPNGDWGFAHTAAEAKEMGFWAFHVDTLGWSVALGLIFVLIFRMAAKKATSGQPGALQNFVEVLVEFVDGSVKDSFHGRSAVIAPLALTIFVWVFLMNAVDLVPVDWIPQLAMLISGDEHIPFRAVPTTDPNATLGMALSVFALIIFYSIKVKGIGGFIGELTLHPFASKNILVQALLIPVNFLLEFVTLIAKPISLALRLFGNMYAGELVFILIAVMFGSGLLWLSGLGIVLQWAWAVFHILIITLQAFIFMMLTIVYLSMAHEDNH